The Lolium rigidum isolate FL_2022 chromosome 1, APGP_CSIRO_Lrig_0.1, whole genome shotgun sequence region TCAAGATTTAGCTGTAATTCCTAAAATCCTGTGAAAGATACATGTATGAAATGTCTCCAGTTTAGCGGCACTATCACCTTTTCCATGATCATCTTAGATGACGATAAATGTAGGATGCGTGAATATTATCTTAGATGACTATAAAGACTTAGCTGTAATTCTATAATGTAGGATGTGTGAACATCTTAGATGACTATAAATGGCACCAAGTACTCCAGCGAATGTAAATTGCCGAAGAAACACGAGAACATTAGTAGAAGTACAGACCCATGTATGGTCTGCTACTTTACGGCCACTATAGGATTCCTTCACAAATTTTGAGAGCATGAATAGTTAATAGTTTCTTAGCCTTTTGTGATGTCATATGATACCTATTCCATTATCTAAATTAGCATGTCATTTTGATTTGACTTGTTCTTCAGGTTGGTCTCATGATTGAACTTAGTATCATCTTTTGGTAACTGTAATTCATTCCTGTGGTGATAGAAATCGCGAATGTGATATTGTTTTATTTTCTCCAATGGGGGTTGTGTTGGGCTTGACTTCACTGCTCTTAAGAAAAACCATCTGACGTAATATGAACAATAAACTTGTTTTCTGTAGAATCTTGTTCATGTTACATGGAAAGACTAAATCAGTAGATTATACTTGCTGGTGCGAATTCATAATAGACTCGTAACAAATACACCCCCTTGTAAGCTGAATCAGTAAAATATTGGCGCTGCTGTTCTTGTTGGGATACTCATATCAAGTAAACAAAACAGTTCATCAGCAACACTATTCACACATTCCCAAATTGCTGTGGGGTCATTGTTCGATTTTGTTTTGCTGTCGAtagatgtttttttttcttgttgcTATTTAATTTGTATAAACCATGTGCAAAGGACTTCCGTTTTTGCTGCATGTAATATCCCTTCTTTGGTTATTGACTAATGTTTTCCAGGAACATGCCGGGCTTGCTTTCATCCAATATGTGCAAGAGAATCTAAGCATCAGATGGAGATATGGGGCAAATCTGGGCTTAAGAATGTTAGACCATTTCTTCTCTGTTGTGCTTTTTGCCTTGGTTGTTTTTGTTCTTTAATAGTTTTCTTGCACATCCGTTTGTAGGTTGAGTTGAGGATATTTTGCTCAAGGCATTCTAGAGTCAGAAGCATCAGTTCTGTACACAATGCCAATGGTGTTACTGAACAGGATACTGCACGAGTTGGGCTGGATGATGAAATTTTTACCACAGACAAGAAACAACAAATGAGATTTACACGCAAGAGTAAGGACAAATTCATGAACGGCATATCCATCAGCTCTAGTTCGTCCAGCCTAAACAAAGTGCAGACAGCGGAGCTGGTTACAACACCATGTACTGCTAGAGCCATCGAAACTCAACAAATCGAACAGACACACATGGTTGTTGATCAGCCTACAGGAGATGGGAATCTTGTGAGCAGTTCTACTGATGTTTCTGCAGTTCTCAGAAAGGTACCTGCTAATCTTACAAAGCAAGATTTTAAGGTACTCATGTTTGGAAGTATTGCGTAACTGGGTTTTATGCTTGTGCTTCACAGCTAATTGACCAAGGAAAGGTTAGTGTTGGTGATATAGAATCAGAACTGGGTCTGTCCTCAGAATCCTTGGAAGCTGCTCTTGTGGTAATCTTTAATTGGAATATTCATTAACTGTGACTGGTTTGCACGAGCATTTCTACTAGGTGGTGTATAATTTTTGGTATATACATACATTTAACATGGCCCTTCCACTTTGGCTCCACTTTTTAATTTATACTATTGAATTTTTCAGATATATCgttaaaatttgaaaaagttaTGCTTATCACAACGTCTACCTTTCATGCTATTTGTCCTTTACGTCATTACATGTAACACAGCTTGCAGTCATATATGGAATACATAGTGCTAGAGACTGAGTTAACTGTAATTTATGAATATATTTGATATGCATAATGGACTTTCTATGTCAACTATAAATCTTAGCATACGCATGAAACTAAAAGAGATAATAGTTAAATCCATGTTTGTTTATATGTACCCTTTCAAGAGCACGCACAGGTACAGCTGTGCCTATGTGGTGTCGTCAATGGATTTGACCTACCACACTATTTTGACCTTAAATCCTATTTTGTTATATAATTTTTTATTCCTTGGCAGCCTGAAACAACCACCTTCTCCCCTggtctgaagttgaaaatcatcaAGTTGCTGCAAAACTCCGTTCATGTGTCTTCTGTTCAAGTGAAACCTCTTGAAGAGAGTGATATAGCACCAGAAGGTAACACATTAGATGCGTTTGTGTGTGCAACTACATTCATTGATCAGTATGCTTGTTAATTTTGCTGCTTTCTTTACTTCGTTGTTAATTTTAAACTCCATGATGTATGTTCATTGATCAGTATGCTTGTTAATTTTGCCGCtttctttacttaattgttaattgTTAATTTTAAACTCCATGATGTATCACTGCTCTTCTCTGATCCATTGTCAAAATGAACTATGAAAATACTTATTGTTGGCAATACTACAATAGTCGTGCAATTGCTATAAAAGGAGGAGAGGGGTGCCAAAGATTAGGGAAACAAGGGAAAACTCAATAAATTCATGTGTGCCTTATGTTGTGATACAGAAACCAAAAGAATAATAGTTTGATGAAATTCATCCTTTTCATCAGTTGAAATCATTATGGTGTTAGCTACTCACACCCAGTGTGCTAATATTTTTGTAGAACTGGTATGTTGTTTAACTTGTAAACTATGACATTTGACATGCTGGAAACAAAAATCAGGCATTTCTGCACCTATATTAGTTTTAACTTGTCACTGGTTGAAATACTCACTTTTGAGGCTCCTTCGAGTTTCAAACTTGTTCTGTGTAACCTGGTAGTCATAGTATTGAACTAGCCCTGAAGATTGGAAGGAGGCTCTCAATTCCAAATCATAAATAATTTATTTCAGTTGCCCTGCTAACTAGTTCATCTTGGTTTCTGTTTCAAACTTGTTCTCTGTAACCTGGTAGTCATAGTATCGAACTAGCCCTGAAGATTGGGAAGGAGGCTCTCAATCCCAAATCATAAAGAATTTATTTCAGTTGCCCTGCTAACTAGTTCATCTTGGTTGCTGTAGACTCAAATGATTCTTTCAATATTATGGCCAGGTACATTGCTTAGAAGTGAAAGTAAGAACTTAACTGATTCACAACCTGGCTCAGAACTGGAGGAAGGCATCTCATCATTTGATCATAACTATCCTGACAGTGATAAAGCTGATAAAGACTGCTCTAATTCAGTAGAAAATTCCTCGCACACTGGTCGTGATTGTGAAGACGACCATATTTCTGGCCAACGTGTTCTCAAGTATGGTTAAAATCCATTTCTGCTTGCATCTTTCTCGCCCAAGTCTGCACACACAATTTGATGTGTTAAACTACCTAATCCCGTGTTTGCTCTGTGTAGCATTGATGGTTATCGCTGCTATATTCATCCATACGTCGAGAAAAAGTTGCAGGATTTGTGGGGTCATATTTCGAATCAGAATAAGCAGTCTTGTTATCATGGTACTCCTTTTAACATCTCACCATCAATCAAATCATACCACTTACTATATTGTTATTTACATTTTGATCtgatatttttttcttttgtgcaatttaaGTTGAAGAGTTATCCTGCGTTCCTCATGACCAAAATCTTGCTGATTTATCAACAAAACTTGAGCAATTAACAGAGATAGCTGCAGCTGATGAAGCTTCTAAAGCAGAATCGTCAGATATTCTAGAGCATTCACCCCGTGatgaaatagaaggagaaatcattTATTTTCAATCCAGGCTTCTCAATGATGTTGTATCCAAGAACCAGAGATATGGTATGTGGCATGTTCTTTCTCGTTGTTAAGTTAGTTGCAATTTTTATGCTATTTTTACAGAAGTACCAAACCACTTTGACTGCTGTCCTATTATATGCTCCTGTCGCTGCAGCTCTGTCTTAACGATTAACCTTGAGATTCCAAACTTAACTCAATAGTTCAGTAGTTTCTTCTGCTTTCTGAATTGATGTTTCAGTCCTCTTTATATCTTGCAGAAGACCTTAAATTCAAGGTCGTCCAGAGTCTTTCCCATGAATTGGATTCTTTTAATAAACGAAAATGGGACCATATCATTGTGAATCAGTTCCTTCGTGATATAAGGGAAGCTAAGAAACGCGGGAACTCAGAGAGGAGACACAAAGAAGCTCAGGCTATCCTAGCTGCAGCTGCACCTTGTGCTGCACCCAGCTTGAGAAATGAAACTTTTAAGAAAGAGACAGAAAATGATGCAGCGCCTGTCAAACAAGAGGTTCATACTGTTCTTGTGCTTGTTATGTTTATCTTGTGTTATGGATATTCATCTTTGTCTTTTTTGTGCTGCAGAGTATTACAAAAATCAATGCTGGATCTTTACGAGTTAGCCAATTGACTTTGTTGCCGCAAacaaaggatctatcattttcaaACAGTAAAGTCTCAGCAGATAGTAATTTTGGCATTTTTGATCTGGCTAAATTTTCTAAGAAAAATGATCTTCCATGTGATGTGTGCATGCGGCGTGAAACTGTATTGAACCGAATATTTCTCTGCTCAAGCTGCAAGGTGCTCCCCATTTCACTATTCTTTGTATTTCACTTTTGCTCAAGTTGCACTTCAGTTAAATATTAACCCTGCATGTTTAGCAGGCTGCTGTCCACTTGGATTGCTACCAGAGTCGGATGAATCCCACAGGTCCTTGGAAGTGTGAACGTTGTCAAGAGATGTTATCAGATACTGTCATCTCTGCCAATGCATCTGATTGCAGTGGTGCGATATCATGGTTGGTGCATTGTGGTTTCTGCCATGGTACATTAGGAGCTTTTCGCAAGACTACAAAGGGCCAATGGGTTCATGCTTTTTGTGCTGAGGTATTTTGACTGGCATCTTTATTTTTCAATAATGCTGCTTTGCTTTGCTTAGCTTACCTACATTGTTAGATTTGTGGTCAATTTTTCTGTAGTGGCTCTTGGAGAACACATTCAGAAGGGGACAACATAATGCTGTTGATGTAATGGTACTAACCTCTTTGCACCACCACACATGCTCACTATAATATTTAAGATTTGGTTTCTCTTCTGTAGTGTTATTTCATTGTTTATATGTTGATACCACCTGAATCCATCTTGTATTGATTGTAAGTtcctgttagttatcttattataATTTTTCTGACTATTTAATCTATCTAAGGAGGAGAACCTTCTGAAGGGAGACACATGCTCGATCTGCCACCACAATGTTGGCACATGCTTGAAGGTCTTAACTTGTAAATTATACTTTGGACCTAATCTGTATTATAACGACAGGCCAATTCATTCTTGCTAAGTTTTTCTCTTCATTTATGCAGTGCTGTACTATAGGTTGTCAAGTCACTTTCCATCCTGCATGTGCTAGGGATGCTGGTCTTTACATGAATACGAAAAAGATCGGTAACTTATGGCGGCACAAAGCATATTGTGGCAATCACAGTACTGAGCAAAGAAAGGTAAGTTTGCTTTAAACTGTTGTGAGATGGATTCTTTAATCTGTGACCACAGGGAACTGGTTTTCCTTCAGATCTGATAGTGCAGTAGAAATGGCCTATATACTCTCTATATCAGTCTTATTTTCCTCTTTGAAAAACTTCCACAGGTCGACTCTCAGCAGTATGGACCTGAGGAAGTCAAGATCATGAAACAAATGAGGGTAAATGTGCCTGTTACATGCTTTATTTGTTTATAAGTGTAGAAGTTCTGTGATCTTGTGAACATTACTGTCTTTTGATTTAATAACTATAGGGTAATAACATATGAACTAATCTATTTCATGTTACTTGTGTAGTTCTGCCTTTTTATCCTGCTCCAAGCATCACCGCGCTTTGTTTTGTGTGGACTTTGCTTCTTTTGTGTCAAAGCGTTGCATTTTGATAAGGGATGACCTATTATGCTTTATAGGTACTAGCTGGAAAATCACATTATACTACTCTCTCCGATCCATAATTAGAACCTTTGAATGAATATATATGCCAAACCGTGTGGTATTGAGCACGTGCCATGGTGGTGGTTTTGATGTATCTGACTATCGGATGGCTAGTAGTCAGTCGCAGGGTTTACGAAGAAACAGAAACTTCATCGctgttaccttttactttttgcaCATGTAGACGCCTTTTTAGGGTGTTTATTTATGTGGAAGTTGAGCAAAATGTATTTGAAAAGTAGTGTCTCTGGACTAGTGTGAAGTGAATATGCTGAAAAAATGGACTGCAACTTATTTGATTTTTTGTAATGTGTACTCTATTCTTGCTTGAAGGCAGTTTCATCTTGCGCTTTTCTTCTATCTGCAATTTAAGTGCCAAACCAGTGTATTTTGTTATGTCAGTATTCATTGAAGCCTTAAACACTGTCCCGAGTTGGCTTTACTTTggctatggatcataagctgtgtGTTAAGTATTATATTTTGTGTGAAATCCCTTATGTCTGCAAATATCACTAACATAAGACCTGTGCTCTAAAAATAGGACCTTCATCTTACAAACACACCTTTATCTTAGGGTAAATGTGCTTTATGCTGACATAATATTCCCCCTGCGTGGCAGGTTGAATTGGAAAGATTGCGCCTTCTTTGCGAGAGGATTGTTAAAAGAGAGAAGGAGAAGGTACAGTATCCGTGAATTGCATTTACTTCCTGTCCCTTTTGGTTGCTGAGGAAATTAGACTTCATCAGGCACTCCTATAATCTCTTTCAGAAAACTTGTATCATTCCTTTCTGTTAGAAGTGATATTACTGGGATACATACCAAAGTGCATCTTTTCACTTTGTTTAACCTGATGTTGCTAGCAGTGCCGTAGTTGTCGATATTTTTCTGTTGAACTATCCCTTCAATCTCAAAATGTAACTATCCCACATATTTCATGAGTGACTTAACTCTACATACTTCAATGAGCAATCATTACATGGATATAGAGATTGTAATTTTGATTGCGTGCGCATAGTACCATTGGCTATTGTAGTTAATGATATGCGTGATGGATCAAAGTTTCCCAGAGACCAAGCCCCCACCATAAATTGCGCCTTATCTTGTGAAACAGAGGGAGTTGCAGCAGAAAATTTCAAGGCCGACCCCTTCTCCTTTTCCATAGATTTTTATGGCCACGGAGAACTCCGTCTATGCCTTTTAGGaatagccggtcccaagcccgggtaAAAGGAGGAGGGTTGTGTTAGGTTTGGCGAGCCAACCTAAAAATCAGCCATTCCTATGGATTTATGGCCACGGAGATATTCTTTGTACTGATGCTGGGCTGTAGTGACCTATTTGCTCTGTTGTACTGGATTGGCATAGTTTTAAGGTCTAGGTCTCTGAACATGTCCATAAATAAATATATTGGGACTGGAAGTTCCATGTATATTTGTACAGTAATCGATAGTGTTACATGCTGCTAATATCTTGTTTGGTTTACTAGCTGCAAAAACTATGTAGTTCTTATATGTCCACTTTTTTGTTTTATGCCAGAAAGAGTTGGTTGTATGTGAACATGATATACTTGCTGTAAGAAGGGACTATGTTGCCTCCTCGATCCAGACTCCATTTTATATGTCGGGAACTGGAGCAAGTTCAGAATCTGCCACTACTTCTGTTAACAACAATTCATATAGTGGAAAGAGGCAAAGATCGGATGAGGTCACAGTGAGATCCGATGATGTCACGGTGGATAGTACTATTTCCAGGAAAAACACCGTCAGATTTCCcattcatagcaaggacacagatagGAATACAGCTGACAGTTCGACATCAACAATATCGTACAAGCAGAAGTTGGATGATGGGGAATTACTTGCTGATAAGAATCTTCAAGAAAGAGCAGTTGTTGCCTCACAAAAATCAGGAGACGAAGAAACAAAGAACAGTTCGACATCAACAATATCGTACAAGCGGAAGTTGGATGATGGGGAAATAATTGCTGATAAGAATCTTCAAGAAAGAGCAGTTATTGCGTCACAAAAATCAGTAGACGGGGAAACAAAGAACAGTTCGACATCAACAATATCGTACAAGCTGAAGTTGGATGATGGGGAGTTACTTGCTGATAAGAATCTTCAAGAGGGAGAAGTTACTCCGTCACAAAAATCAGTAGACGGGGAAACAAAGAACAGTTTGACATCAACAATATCGTACAAGCGGAAGTTGGATGATGGGGAGTTACTTGCTGATAAGAATCTTCAAGGGGGAGAAGTTATTGCCTCACAAAAATCAGGAGACGGAGAAACAAAGTCAATAGATAAAAAGGTTTGGAATTTTATTCTGCTGTAGATTTACATTCCATTATATCACCTCATTGCTTATATTTGAAGTATATGATGTTGCAGTATGGAGAAACAGTTCAAAACGAACTTGTTGCAACATGTGACCAAGCTAGGTCACTGAAACCATGTGATCAAGCTATGCCACTGAAACCATGTGACCAAGCTATGCCACAGAAACAAGTCCCTCCAAAGAGATATGTTTATACTCGCAAAAAGAAGCAACGGATTCAGGATGTGGTGCAGGTGCCTGGGAATGCATAGCAGCAGCAGATCAGAGTGGCTCCGTCCTTGATCGACAGGGATATGGGGGACATGGTTCGGTGCCTGAAAAGCAGATGGCAGCCAGCGGGGCTGGCGAGTGTTATTATCACACAGCCACAGGGGCACGGACAGGCGGAGGTTATAAAATGGTGCTAACCGAGTCATTATAAAATGGTGCAAACCGAGTCCTTCAGTGTGTATTGAGCTTATATCCAGGTTTGATCCGCTAAGCTGATGCCACCCAGATGACGTGGCAATATGGGtgaattcatccactaatttagtTATTCAAGGGCAGGTTTTGTGAAATATGCTCTGTACATTGTCATCTTTGGAGTTATTAGATTAGTTGTGTAACAGAGAACAATTAACTAGCATTAGCGGGCGATGATAGAAGAGGCCAGAGTTGTCACTGACTTGACATCTGTAGTTGACAATTGACATCTGTAGCTAACAACCGGTAGGCCATGTGCAAATGAATTATCTCTGTACAACAGCAGCTGCATGATTAAGGTCGAGATGTACCCATAAGTTTGGACTGTTTGGTTGATGCGTGCGTGTGTATGTGTGGCTTACATTAGCTTGTAACATGTTAGATGAAACATTGGCAACTTCTTGATAGAGTAACTTGATATTTATACAGGTTCAGTTTCCTTCCATATGGCACTTTTATCGAAACTCGTATAACGTTTTCTTTAAGTTCATAAAAAAGAATGAACTTACATGCGGCGACCTGGACTGAAGCCTGCTCCTATATGTTTGTTCCAAATGTCATGATTGTaaaatgaagcaacgaccttccttGGTGCAGCATCTCCAACCCTCGGGTGGACTTTGATGCCGCATATGGACTCACCAGTCACCAGACCATGGGTTGTCAACGTCTCCCACCTCCCTAGTCTCCTAGTCCTAGATTATGATACTACCATAAGCTCGTCAATCCCAAGGCCTTGTACCCACACTAGTGATTTGGCACCGGCAGCAGGACATAATCTCTCCTGCACTTTGATGCCATATGTCACCAACTCTTCTTGTTTTCGCATGTCAACGTCTCCCACCTCCTAGAGCATGATCCCAAATGGCATAAATGAGTATGAACACGCCCGGGATTTCTCGATTGCTTTGGAATGAATTAGGCTGATTTAGGCACTAGGCAAATGTGACGGTGGAAGTTTGGTCAGAATTTTTGACCTTTCTGCACAAAGGCAGTCCTCGCATTATGACCTGCCGACGAAGGCCTGAGAGCGAAATGCGTCTGCTCTAACCTCTGAGTCTGCTGGCAAATGGACATGCCTCGGTTCACCATACTCACTTGAGAGTCAGGTGATACCATACCTCAGTTACCTCAGTTAGAGGCGTTGCTTTCATATTACTTATCTCTAAATATAAATATATTTAGAGCTAAAATATGTTTAGATATATTTATATTAAcgataagtaatatgaatcggaaagAGTATGTATTTTGGTTCAGATGGTGTACATTTTTTCCTTCACTGGTGGGACCCATCATCTCTTGTTGGGTGGAGTATATATGTTTACTGTCACTTTCTTTTTGATAGCCATGCTTCACCGATACACAATCCAAGTGTAATAGATGCAGAGTGGGGAGAATAATGAAATCCATCCAAAGATTTTTTTTTGGACACAATCTCTGTTTGCTTTGGCAATTTCAAAACTCTGTACAAGCGAAAGAGCCTGCCCTTGTCCTTGTTGCAAGGGCGCACGTCTACGCCGTCGGATCAGCTACACGGACGGTCCAGTTCAGAAGCAGAATCGGCCGAAGCACCGAGCGCAAAATTAGTCTACCGTTACAGCGCGTTTCACCTGATCAGTACTAGGAGTTATGCACAAACGCTACAGCGACGCCGCGAGCTCGTCGCACCGCGCCGGCGCGAAGGACAGCACGTCGTTGCCGAGGTCGTAGACGACGTGCGTGTTCTGCTGCTGGTAGTTGCCGATGACGGTCTGGTCTCCGGGCGCCGCGTCGAGCACCAGGCACATGATGCGCGCGGCGTGATCCTCGAACACGTAGTTGCCGCGCGGCAGCTCCCAGTCGGCGCCGTCCAGGTGGAGCGTCAGCGACGGCACGTGCACGGGCACTTCcggtagccgccgccgccgccagaacAGTGATGCCATCTCGGGCATTGAGAAGCAGAGGTCAAGCGCCGAGCCGGCCTCCGGGCCGATGACCGGCAGCCCGACCTGCGCGATGAACTCCGCCTTCaccgcctcgtacacgtcctccggcaGCGTGGTGATCGACGCGCCGGAGTCGATGATCGTcgaccggagccgccgctccggcaccGGCAGCCGCGTCGAGCCCACGCTGATGCCCTTTAGCTTGAGGAAGTAGAGTGACGGCTGCGTGGGGTCCTTGATCAGCGGGGTGGACTGGAACACACTGCCGCTGCTCTGGAGCTCGGCCGGCGCGCCGAGCGTGACGAGGCTGCTCTTGGAGTCGAACATGGAGGTGAAGCAGTAGGAGAAGCTGGTGACGCCGAGCTGGGACGGCAGCGACCACCGCCCCCGCCCGAACCCGGCAATGCCGGTCTCGTTCGCCTGGAAGATGCCCTTGTTGAAGTGGCCGCAGCCGAACGTTAGCTGCCGGTCATCGGCATTGCCGCCGTCGCTGGGCTCGAAGGTGAAGCGGTCGGTGGCGAGCTGGCCGACGGTGAGCGACTTGTCGCCGTAGTGGTAGACGTACACGCAGCTCCGGTCTCCCCAGCTCCCTCCGGACCCTCCCCCGCCGCAGGAGGTGAACGGGAGCGCGCGGCACAGCGGCGCGTCGCAGGGGACCGCGGCGTAGGTGGAGGACCGGACGGGGTCCAGGAGCGGGACGCCCTGGTCGAAGCAGTCGAGGCAGGGCGCGCACTGCGTCCACACGAGGTCGCTGCCGGTGTCGAGCGTCAGCGCCACGGGCCGCGGCGGCGTGCCCACGGACAGGTGCACCAGGTACTCGTTCGTCACGATGCTGCCGCCCCCGCCGGCGCCGAGGCCGGCGCGCAACGGCCGACCAGTCTCCTTCGCGTGCGAGTGCGACGACGAGAGCAGACGCCGCCGCGCCCTGGTGCGGTGCGCCATGCGCCGCACGAGCTCGGGCCTCGCGAGCCCGCGCCCGGCGTCGGCGTGCGTGAGCAGCGCCATGATCCCGGCGGCCCGGACGTACGCCGGCAGCGCGATCAGGACCAGCAGCGTCGCCGCGAGCTGCCGCTTCATGGTCGGTAGGCGGTAGCTACAGGCACTGACCAAGATTACCTAGAGCTAGTACTGGGATTGTTCCGCTTACTATTTATGTTTGTTCCATTCGCACCAGCAGATTACTGGGAGTAGTATATAGTACTGCCGAGGCGTGATTGGATTAATCATTCGATAA contains the following coding sequences:
- the LOC124685230 gene encoding uncharacterized protein LOC124685230 isoform X2 (The sequence of the model RefSeq protein was modified relative to this genomic sequence to represent the inferred CDS: added 579 bases not found in genome assembly) — protein: MEPYFREMSLDDFEALLPPLSNRLDPCFVIPFVGSGKQHQSSQHVDPSHAAVVTETSTPNHLVSGKENEEPENHIPHTNNHAATQHESSDVLIHNSTIKLASTNGDSQEHHEQHVIPQQQEQPDPGNTLPDDSLNWLLASRGRSVLTSERPNKKRKLLGADAGLERLVWLPPVPGSEAASTCDVCCLGETDATSNRMLHCSGCKVSVHQRCYGVQVVPDGYWTCAWCDGISSAPARMLSLNDGGRIVSMPCVLCPREKGALKPVKCDPGQTADGGNLSFAHLFCSLWAPEVFVEDMDSMEPVTNIGDIPENRIKMVCTLCKVMHGACVRCSHGTCRACFHPICARESKHQMEIWGKSGLKNVELRIFCSRHSRVRSISSVHNANGVTEQDTARVGLDDEIFTTDKKQQMRFTRKSKDKFMNGISISSSSSSLNKVQTAELVTTPCTARAIETQQIEQTHMVVDQPTGDGNLVSSSTDVSAVLRKLIDQGKVSVGDIESELGLSSESLEAALVPETTTFSPGLKLKIIKLLQNSVHVSSVQVKPLEESDIAPEGTLLRSESKNLTDSQPGSELEEGISSFDHNYPDSDKADKDCSNSVENSSHTGRDCEDDHISGQRVLNIDGYRCYIHPYVEKKLQDLWGHISNQNKQSCYHVEELSCVPHDQNLADLSTKLEQLTEIAAADEASKAESSDILEHSPRDEIEGEIIYFQSRLLNDVVSKNQRYEDLKFKVVQSLSHELDSFNKRKWDHIIVNQFLRDIREAKKRGNSERRHKEAQAILAAAAPCAAPSLRNETFKKETENDAAPVKQESITKINAGSLRVSQLTLLPQTKDLSFSNSKVSADSNFGIFDLAKFSKKNDLPCDVCMRRETVLNRIFLCSSCKAAVHLDCYQSRMNPTGPWKCERCQEMLSDTVISANASDCSGAISWLVHCGFCHGTLGAFRKTTKGQWVHAFCAEWLLENTFRRGQHNAVDVMEENLLKGDTCSICHHNVGTCLKCCTIGCQVTFHPACARDAGLYMNTKKIGNLWRHKAYCGNHSTEQRKVDSQQYGPEEVKIMKQMRVELERLRLLCERIVKREKEKKELVVCEHDILAVRRDYVASSIQTPFYMSGTGASSESATTSVNNNSYSGKRQRSDEVTVRSDDVTVDSTISRKNTVRFPIHSKDTDRNTADSSTSTISYKQKLDDGELLADKNLQERAVVASQKSGDEETKNSSTSTISYKRKLDDGEIIADKNLQERAVIASQKSVDGETKNSSTSTISYKLKLDDGELLADKNLQEGEVTPSQKSVDGETKNSLTSTISYKRKLDDGELLADKNLQGGEVIASQKSGDGETKSIDKKYGETVQNELVATCDQARSLKPCDQAMPLKPCDQAMPQKQVPPKRYVYTRKKKQRIQDVVQVPGNA
- the LOC124685230 gene encoding uncharacterized protein LOC124685230 isoform X1 (The sequence of the model RefSeq protein was modified relative to this genomic sequence to represent the inferred CDS: added 579 bases not found in genome assembly); this translates as MEPYFREMSLDDFEALLPPLSNRLDPCFVIPFVGSGKQHQSSQHVDPSHAAVVTETSTPNHLVSGKENEEPENHIPHTNNHAATQHESSDVLIHNSTIKLASTNGDSQEHHEQHVIPQQQEQPDPGNTLPDDSLNWLLASRGRSVLTSERPNKKRKLLGADAGLERLVWLPPVPGSEAASTCDVCCLGETDATSNRMLHCSGCKVSVHQRCYGVQVVPDGYWTCAWCDGISSAPARMLSLNDGGRIVSMPCVLCPREKGALKPVKCDPGQTADGGNLSFAHLFCSLWAPEVFVEDMDSMEPVTNIGDIPENRIKMVCTLCKVMHGACVRCSHGTCRACFHPICARESKHQMEIWGKSGLKNVELRIFCSRHSRVRSISSVHNANGVTEQDTARVGLDDEIFTTDKKQQMRFTRKSKDKFMNGISISSSSSSLNKVQTAELVTTPCTARAIETQQIEQTHMVVDQPTGDGNLVSSSTDVSAVLRKLIDQGKVSVGDIESELGLSSESLEAALVPETTTFSPGLKLKIIKLLQNSVHVSSVQVKPLEESDIAPEGTLLRSESKNLTDSQPGSELEEGISSFDHNYPDSDKADKDCSNSVENSSHTGRDCEDDHISGQRVLNIDGYRCYIHPYVEKKLQDLWGHISNQNKQSCYHVEELSCVPHDQNLADLSTKLEQLTEIAAADEASKAESSDILEHSPRDEIEGEIIYFQSRLLNDVVSKNQRYEDLKFKVVQSLSHELDSFNKRKWDHIIVNQFLRDIREAKKRGNSERRHKEAQAILAAAAPCAAPSLRNETFKKETENDAAPVKQESITKINAGSLRVSQLTLLPQTKDLSFSNSKVSADSNFGIFDLAKFSKKNDLPCDVCMRRETVLNRIFLCSSCKQAAVHLDCYQSRMNPTGPWKCERCQEMLSDTVISANASDCSGAISWLVHCGFCHGTLGAFRKTTKGQWVHAFCAEWLLENTFRRGQHNAVDVMEENLLKGDTCSICHHNVGTCLKCCTIGCQVTFHPACARDAGLYMNTKKIGNLWRHKAYCGNHSTEQRKVDSQQYGPEEVKIMKQMRVELERLRLLCERIVKREKEKKELVVCEHDILAVRRDYVASSIQTPFYMSGTGASSESATTSVNNNSYSGKRQRSDEVTVRSDDVTVDSTISRKNTVRFPIHSKDTDRNTADSSTSTISYKQKLDDGELLADKNLQERAVVASQKSGDEETKNSSTSTISYKRKLDDGEIIADKNLQERAVIASQKSVDGETKNSSTSTISYKLKLDDGELLADKNLQEGEVTPSQKSVDGETKNSLTSTISYKRKLDDGELLADKNLQGGEVIASQKSGDGETKSIDKKYGETVQNELVATCDQARSLKPCDQAMPLKPCDQAMPQKQVPPKRYVYTRKKKQRIQDVVQVPGNA